ATTACATTAACTACATTTTATATAGCGTCTGCCGTTTGCAATGCTTTTTGTACAGCTCTTTTTCCTGGTGCAGTAGAAAAACAACAAGATTAAAGTTAAAATAGCTGTCCACTTGCTGCCTGATCACCATGTTACAATATTGCAAACTCTCCAGGATGGCTTATTAGCGTGCAAAACATGAATTTTCTTGTTGAATAATTTGTATTCTTCCAAGTTCCGTTATTCATTAGTATAAACAATAATATATATGTTCTCACATCATGATTTTTTGTAACTTACTTTTACTTTTCACAAAACGCCAATATAAGTACACATCTCACAGTCTTGTGATAAACATTGAGAGAGACCATCCCTCCAGACCAGCTCACATGTTTGCATGAGAAGAAGTGAAAGGGGGGTTACTGAACATCCTCATTTAAAGGGGAAATACAGAGACCATTTATTTCATTGCAATTTATATCTGTCAATGTGATGTCGTCCTCTCTCCTGGGAGATGGATTAAGAATTTGAATTCTAACAAACTAACAGCTGACAACTTAATCTTAAACCATATACACAGCTGTTTTTGATTTATTAAGTTGTTGAGAATATcttggatgacgaaggcattgatgccattgacttgtcgtcacattccccagacttgaatccaactgagaacctctgggacgttatgtattggtgcatccaaaGCTACTaagtagtgccacagattgtccaggagctcactgatgccctaatccaggtctgggaggagatccaccAGGCCACCACCgtcgccgtctcatcaggagcatgtccaGATGTTGTTAGGAaagcatacaggcacatgggggccatacactcTACTGACTCTCATGTGTTGCAGTGATGATATTCACGCAAATTGGAATAGCCAGTGATTTctattgtttactttgattttcagtgtgagtttgaattcagccctcaatcggttggtgattttggtttccacttaccgttgttatgtaattttgttccCCATGAATTACACAGTGTACAgttaagattttgatctttaatatatttccttaatCCATATCCGatatgtgatttaagtgtttgagcagtgtataaacGTTCAGGCAGTGCAGAGGCTATAACAATCAACTTGTTATAGCCACATAATCAACTTTATGAATCGCTTTTAGCAGAATTTTTAACTTTCAGTTTACAAAGTGACTTAAAAAGACAAAGAACCTGACAGATACCGGGTTTGTGCAAAATAGGTGCCAGAGCAAACCCAAAGTGAGACATTGATTTTTCATACATTGTTGATACTAATTAATAGCCTCACACAGGCAGATCAATTAACAGCTACACTGATATTAGTCTGGTTGGGCTGAGACTGGATCAAGTTTAACGCACTTTCATGAATGTGGTCTAGGTGACTAACCCAAATGTATTTATCCAGAATGTTAAGCAATGTTAAACATAATCCTACTATTCTTTCATAAACATTGTTTCCATTTCATGTCtttgtcttttaaaatattttcttttatgtaAAGTTTGTTGTTATGAATTATGGTGCTCTGGTactacactgcatgcacaattattaggcaaatcgtattcctcaagatttatttcattgttaaaCAAACTCAATGCTCtaagtcaatccaaaatataattgaacctcaaatcTGAATGTTTAACAACAGAAAGATTAGTTTTGATCTTTCACAGGGGAATAcatgtgtgcacaattattaggcaacagttagtgtgcagaattattaggcaactaaattacgaAAAATTATTTCTCCAACTCAattgtttattctcaatttgTAGAGTAAGGGcaacaaataaataacacaaaatgaaaattaaataaaatttctggcctttcaaaaaaattaagtgatcgatatacaatggatataaaaaggctacacacccctgttaaaatgccaggtttttgtgatgtaaaagaatgagacaaagataaatcatgtcagaacgttttccacttttaatgtgacctataatgtaaacaattcaattgaaaatcaaactgaaatctttgaggggggaaaatgaaaaagaaaaccttacaataacctggttgcataaatgtgcacaccctcttataactggggatttggctgtgttcagaattaaccaatcacattcaaactcttgtcaaatagaagtcattacacacctgccatcatttaaagtgactgattaatcacaaataaagttcagccgTTCTAGTAGGATTTGTCAGTAGTACggtgttcaatcaatcaatcaaattttatttgtaaagcgccttacaacagccaaaaggtgcacaaggcgctttctattaaaagcttcagtagacaacagaatataaaaaagattaaaacatataaaaatataagataaataaagaaaaatttatatatacatacacccgcatacacatatacacacacatacacacacatacacatacatacacacacatacacataaaaggagggtcaggagccgacGTAGGATCAGGTGCCAGGAGAGTCGGTGGAGTGGCCGGGActggagagggcgccggggcggccgggactggagagggcgccggggcggccgggacaggagaggccATTCCTCTTCGGGCTCAGGCggtagaggccactcctcctccggCTCAGGCggtagaggccactcctcctccggCTCAGGCggtagaggccactcctcctccggCTCAGGCggtagaggccactcctcctccggCTCAGGCggtagaggccactcctcctccggCTCAGGCggtagaggccactcctcctccggCTCAGCAGGCACgggctgccgcttctggcaggtaggaggccactcctcctccggCTCAGCAGGCACGCgctgccgcttctggcaggtaggaggcacgggctgccgcttctggcaggtaggaggcacgggctgccgctccaaggcagcagggggcgctggctgtgACTTCACGGCAGCAAGAGGCGCCGGCTGTGGCTCCTGGGTAGCAGGGGGCGGCCGACGCCGTGGCGctggcaccggacatagaggagGTGCCGTCACGGCCCCCCTCGTGCACCCACTCAGCCTCCCCCTAAAAAATTTTTGGGGCAGCCTCGGTTCTGGGGGGAACCGCGGACCAGGCATTGGGCACCTCGCACTTTGTTTGCCGGTGCTGCCCCCTTTGGCTGGGCCTTCCTGATTGAGGTGAATATGTCCTTCCCCAACCAAAAAGGATACCGGGACAGTAGCTCCTTGGTCCCGGTGATGGCCCGTAGTTTGCACGCCTCCACTAACGTTCACTCGATGCGCTCCTCAGTGAAGGGTGCTTCCCACTCCAGCACAAACAACGAAAGAAAAGgcctgactaaagcagcaaaacgacAGTACACAAAGGATCTAAAGAAACTTACGTttaaacagcaacacacacgatgacgacaatgatccacaaattcaacaatgatccacaaattcagggagcagaggggaaacatttaaacacatactaatgagtagatagggacctggtgtgcatgattaagacgtgacaaaacaagtctgggatgtgttcgtAAGTGATGGGAACTAAGGGTGTATGGAacagtggcgctgctgctcaccgtaccatgacaattttcctgacattttctaagttgcatctcagagcaaaagccatggtccacagagagcttccaaagcatcagagggatctcatttttgaaagatatcagtcaggagaagggtacaaaacattagatataccatggaacacagtgaagacagtcatcatcaagtggagaaaatatggcacaacacagacattacaagaactggacatccctccaaaatgtatgaaaagacaaaaaagaaagaaaactggtcagggaggcttccaagaggcctacagcaacattaaagaaactgccggaatttctggcaagtactggctttgtgctccatgtgacaacaatctcccgtattcttcatatgaatgggctatggggtagggtggcaagatggaagacttttcttacaaagaaaaacatccaagcccggctgaagtttgaaaaataaaaaattaagtcTCCCAAAACACGTGGCAAAGTGTGTTAAgggtctaatgaaaccaaggttgaactttttggccacaactccaaaaggtatgtttggtgcaaaaacactgcacatcacccaaagatcaccatacccacagtgaagcttggtggtggcagcatcatgctttggggctgtttttcttcagctggaaccggggccttagtcagggtggagggaattatgaacagttccaaataccaggcaattttggcaaaaaaccttcaggcgcccatagaaagctgaagatgaagaggaagttcacctttcagcacaacaaggacccaaagcacacatccaaatccacaaaagcatgtcttcaccagaagaagattaatgttttggaatggcccagccagagcccagacctgaatccaattgaacatctgtggggtgatctgaagaggggtGTGCACAGGacatgtcctcgcaatctgacagatttggagcacttttgcaaagagtgggcaaatattgtcatgtCAAAAAGTCCCATGCTAATAGACACAGCCGGCGCCTCTTGCTGCCGTGAAGTcacagccagcgccccctgctgccttggAGCGGCAGCCCGTGCCTCCTACCTGAAgcccaaaagactgagtgctgtaataaaatcaaaaggtgcttcaacaaagtattattttaagggtgtgcacacttatgcaaacatgttattgtgtttttttgtttagtttttttttttcctcaaagatttcagtttgtttttcaattgaattgttcacgttataggtcacattaaaggtcatTATTCATTTAtgtcacaagaacctggcattttaataggggtgtgtagactttttatatccactgtagccacccttcttttcaaaaactgccatgagccttccatccatgcagtctgtcagtttctggatctgttcacgatcaactttcgctgaagcagcaaccacagcctcccaaatgctttTCAAAGAgatgtattgtcttccctgactgtaaatctcacatttaagatgggtccacaagttctcaataggatttggagtacttggatgcatgtgatggagcattgtcttgCATAAAGGACATGGCGTTCTtaaatgctgaggacttcttcctgtaccacttcTTGAAGAAAGTAtattccagaaactggcagttggtatgggagttgagtttcagtccatcttcaacccaaaaaggtccaactacctcattcttaatgatagcagcccataccagtacccctcctccacgtGGCTGGCGCCTGACTGAACGGTGctgtgtgtccattagtgatggccacaggCCCATCTATCTGGTCCAtaaagagtcactctcatttcatctcatttcatctcatttcatttgtcctttgaaaaatctgttttcGGGTATTTCTTTTCCCAATCTATACCCTCTTATTCAGTTGTGGTCTTCTTTTAGCCTttttgaccttggccatgtccctgagcacttgacaccttgtagttctggacactccaggtacgTTGCAAATCTGGAATATGGTGGTTAATGTGTTCCTGGTAGTttcacgtttaattcttctcatatcttttacagttaatttgcatcttttcttctccatgcatttttcgcaccccagttgactatttgcaacaaaacgtttgagtgtccggtggtcacgcctcaatagttgagctatttcaagagtgttgcatcagtctcaaaggcattttacaatgtatGACTTTTTAGTGTCAGTTAAATTGTTTTGGCctattttacctgaggtcatgaagctgcctaataattatgtacaccttgatataagatgttattcactgttgccacaccctccctcattatacaaatacattttacctgaaaattattcaatccaatgagcattcaagtttatatggtttggagttggaatatgtgcatagaaataataatacgatcagaatactcacttgcctaataattgtgcacacggTACTTCATGAGTGCTGTTGGTTTGAAGTTTATGGTCGATCCAATCACATTTGAGCTTTACTTTTCTCATCTCCCTCTGAAAAAGCTTCATGCCCAAATGGTTTAAATCCCACCCCGACCAGACTGAATTTGGTACCCGTATAAATTCTTATGAACCAAAACTAATAGAAGAATAGaaacttttacatggggtgggGGTTTAAAGTAATGTGCGTATATTCTGTATTTGTCATCAGGTGACATTCCTGTGCATGTGTATTCCATGTATGTCGCACTGAAGTGGCTAACTAAAGGGAACTACAAACTGACACCACTACCATACGAAAAGGATATGTAAATGTCTTAACACAAAAAAACCTCTCATTATTCTCATTAAGCCATAAACAACAGCGCCTACAGTTTGCTAAATGTCATTGTAACTTTTATTGGAACCAAGTCCTATGGTCATATTACACAAATAAATCTGTTTTGCCACAATACCAGAAGTGGGTTTTGCATAAGATTGCGTAGATTACTTTATTAAATGTAGGTAGAaggtacatgtaacaactgaaaacttccttaTCAGATTTTGCAAGgtcagtgtcagagtccagaaGTACAAAAGGAGTAGTACAACAAGGTTCCTGTGAGGCAGTACTAATCGGTGGGAAGGTGGGtctggttagtgatgggtcacagagttcagcagggttacagtagatggaaaataaactgttcctgagcctgctggtgcaggaacgaAGAGAACTGTACCGCTTGCCTGATGTTAGGAGGGCAAACtgttgtggcatggatgtgaagggtctctcATGATGCCGTGCCCCCTACAGCTTTCACTGGGGGTCCACGATgactgggagctgggcaccagtgatgttcTATGCGTttttcaccacctgttgcagTGGTCTTCAGCTGTACTACTCCATGGAGGAGGAAAGATCCTCTGGACACTTCTTCAGCTGTACTACTCCATGGAGGAGGAAAGATCCTCTGGACACTTCTTCAGCTGTACTACTCCATGGAGGAGGAAAGATCATCTGGACACTTGCTGAGGATCAGAAGGAAGCTCGGTAAGAAAATGGAACGTAGTGTTGCGGGTGTTGGAGTGTAGTCAAATCGGCCAGATTTTTGCAAGCAGACCCGAGTGGAGCTTAGATGAATCTGGACTAACACATGAAACGGAGTGACTGCCTCTTACGCAGTTCTGGGAGATCCCTGTGTGGTTGTGGTGGCTTCTGTCACCCTTGATGTAATATATCATCCTGGACATCACTCAATATCAGGCAGATGCAAATGAGCAACAAATTGCAGGGGAAATGTGCTGCTCTGGACTATGCTGACCTTTCAGAATCATTGTGTGGCTATTGTCAGAGACATTCTTACCTTACTGGTTGAAGGTGAATACAATCTGATCTCCAATACCCTTCAAACCTTGATCAAGCCGGTATATTAGGAATACTTTATATTCCATAGGAAAAACACTTCAGGAATCAATAGTTGATGCTTCTTTGCCTTAAGATTACCTGACAATATCTTTAATCACTTTCATATTtcatagtttgggttgctactGGCTTACAATGCATAAGGCGTAATGACACTTAATAACAATTCCAATGAAATGCCTTGTGTGGTAGACTGCTTGTGTAttccattattattataattaaagtGTTTAGGGTGAACTTACTCTGTTGTACTCTATCTTGTAAGCTCAATTGGAGTTTTTGTCTGGAGAAAGTTCTTTCCTCCATGCTCTTAGGAAGCAGATAGGCttggaaatatgtttttttttaggagGAAACGGTCCGATTGCTGTAGACTCCCCCAAGCCAACAAGTTTCTACGCTGAGGTATTGGCTTAATCATATTTCCCAGCTTCAATTTAACTTAAGCATTAGTCTGTTCATATCAGATGCATCTCTACTTACAAAACCACAAGTCTTTTAACAAGAGTTTTTaccagagaaaaacaaaataacataactCTGTGCCTAGACCGTGTCCCAAATGTTAtgttaacattaaaataaatgtgcatCACAGATTGAGGGATCAGCTCCTAGAGAGTTAACTGCAATCATGTGGTGTCATCTGATGTACCTAAAAGGAAAGCATGAAGAAACTAGAAGTAGACCATTGTAGGGATTATGTTTATATCTGGCAAAAAGTGTAGTAATGAAGCAGGAGTCTTTCCACATGACCATGACTTTACTTTAGATCTGTGCCCTGTAACTATAGGTGCATACAACCTGTAATTAAAGCTTGGGCTTAGCCTCTACACAACCAATGAAAACACTCAAACGCTTCCCCTCATCCACCATTCAATTCATTGTCAGAACATTAAAGGCAGTTATCTCTCACTCAAAGTTAACCCTGTTTTTATCATGCGTAAAAAACAGGCATGTGCTGACGTCGTTAAACATAAGAGAAAAGACTAAATGTACAGGTCTTtgcaagataaaaaataaagatgtatttttcaagaaattactatattatatacagttcTTTGAAAAGTAAATATAATCAAACACCCAGAAAATATTATGATACAAAGCATGCCCATTGTCAGATGTTAACAAGGAGGCCAGAATTATTAGTTATGTATTTACTGAATATTGGCAGTAATCTACCCAGATTTATGTCCTTTATCCAAGACCACATATAATACAAATTATTGTCTTTAAACACATCTAAAGTTAACGTCCAAATTTTGGCATGGTTTTGGCCTGTGCATTCTACAGGAATAGGGCCCACACACCCATCACCTCGAACTTTCAGTAAATGAAACTTAGGAAATGTATCCCATAGACTTTGCTGGTTATTGTGCTTCCAAACATTGAACAGGTACAACAATCTTTGTGGTAAACCATTAATTCAGaagataattaaaaaatatattatatgaaAAAAGGAAGTGAACAAAACcatcatacatttttcttgACAAGCGATAACAAATCTTTCTAAAGAATATTTCACCACACAGACTAGTTTTGCCTattcaacattttaaagcaaTATATCCAGCGATGTCATCAAAATATCTAAGGGATAAATACATTCACCGGccacttcattaggtacacTTTGCTAGTACAGGGttggacccccttttgccttcagaactgcctttaaTCTTCGTGGCATAGATTCGTCAAGGTGCTGGAAACATTCCTCAGAGATCTTGgtccatattgacattatagcaTCATGTAGTTGCTGCAGATTTATCGGCTGCACATCTATGATGCgaatctcccattccaccacatcacAAAGGTGctactggattgagatctggtgactgtggaggccatttgcgtacagtgaactcattgtcatgttcaagaaaccagtttgtGATGATGtgaactttgtgacatggcgcattatcttgctggaagaGAGCATTCTCCTCTGACGTCtgccatcaacaaggcattttcgctcaGAGAACTGCCTCTCActggatatttttctttttttctgaccATTCTCTGTAAATCCTAGAGATGGTTGTTCAGGAAAATCCCAGTAGATCAGGACTTTCTGATACTCAAACCaacctgtctggcaccaacaaccatgtcacgttcatttaaatcacctttctacCCCATTCTTATGCTTGGTTTGAACTTGAGCAGATCGTCTTGACCATATCTACATGCCTAAATGCACTGAGTTGCTGACACGTGATTAGCTGATAAGATATTTGTGTTAATGAGCAGTTGAAAAGGTGTATCTAATGAAGCAGCTGGTGAGTGTAAATTGCCTGTTTTACTTCCTGGACAAGAATCTTGGGATGTGCAGGCAGAGCTTGTGAGCCCTACTAGGTTTGGATATCAGAACATTGGAAGAATATGTACGTGCATTTCCTTACCATTATCCACCTGATCAAAAGTGTTTGTGATAACGGGATCATGCAGTGTGTACcgaaaacaatattttagatGACAACTGTATCATTGTGAGTTTTTGAGAAAGATTATAACTTCATTACAGAATGCAGAGAAACAATACACCTTGGCTTGCTAATGGATTGTGATGACCTACTCTGTTCAAAACTTATTTCTTGCATATAGGATGCAAATTCCACAAACCTTAAAATATGGTAAACCTTTAGAAACCAAAGGTAAATGTATTCAATGCACCGGAGAACATCTTACGCATAGCACCATAGTATAGCGTTGTTCCTCGTGACATTGGCTATGTGTTTTTTGGCTGGAAGCTCATGGAGATTGTTCCGTATCATTTCTTAAAAGTTGCTGTCATTATCTAATTAGTAGAGGAACATGATTAGGATCAAAGGAGGCTATTGTAAGGCCCTAAAAATTATGTGAAAACGCATCAGTCATAATGCGTCAGTTTGGGGTTTTGTGGCAGCAAGTGTCTCCGAGGAGAACAAAGATGCAAACACATTTCTTCCTTGGCAGCAAGTCTTTGTTCACTATCTTGCGGCAGCTATTTTGTCCCTTGTGCTTTGTTTTGCTTTGGTTGGACCTGCGGATTTGGCTCGGACTCTGGCAGGCATATTGGTGGACACCTGGTTAGGGGGATCCTGTGAGTTTGCACTTTGCATTGTTGTGGTGGTAGCATTAGTCCTTGGCTGGAGTGGAGGTGCAGTGGCGGGCCGGAGGGAGAGGGGCTGTCTGGTCGTATGGGGACGTTGAGGGGAGGGGCTCTCTGTCCTGCAGTGGGAGGTGCTAAGACTGCGTCGAGTGCCAAAGACGCAGCGCAAGGGCATTCTGGGGCTTCCGCAGGACTGGGCGGGGACAGCACTAGGCCGTGGGcaggagggggaagaggaggagccaGTCTGCAAAGGTTTTGGTCGCATCTGGGTGTGGAGAGTGGTCAGTCTAATTTTCGGAACTTGAAGCCTGAAATGAGAAGATGTAAACAAGATGTCCTTAAACCTTTAAGCGTTCAgaatttcaattattttcacaAAGGTCAAGACACCTATCAATTTTTTTAACTTCATGTCATAACTGAAGAAATCAGACAGCCTTTCACTGAAATTTGATATTTACTGGTCCAAGGATgtgtttttacaaataataaaacatttctttccaTGTACATTGGTAACCATTAGCCATGTattgttataataatattatgttCCATACATGATGTTGTGAAGACTACTTACACATTACCAACTGTTGATGCAGCTCTAGAAATGCCAGATGCTGGCAGCGTGAGAGGAGAGGGCACAGTGGCCACCAACCACCCTGAGGGCCTTTTGATGGGGGTGACAGGCCTGGGGATCCTGCTGTGCCACTCGCGCTGGCCTTGCTCCCCCACAGGTTCAACATTGGCCTTCAGACAGGAACTTCTCCTGACCAGGGACTCATCCGAGGCATTGGTGTCCTCCTCAGAGCCAGTGGTGGATAGCGTCTCAGAGGCCTTTCCATCACCAGAGGACAGCGAGGAGGAAGTCCCAGATGGAATCCTCATCAAGCGCCCTTGCTGCTTCTGCACCACCAGACGCGCAAGGTCAAGTTGCCGGGCTCTCTTTCGTAGCTGCGCCCGGACAGATAGCAAGGCTGAACGTTCTGAGTCTATGTTCTCTTCAGACAGTAGAACCGGAATGCGGCTTTTGATCCTCAGCCTGAGGGCAGTAGATGGTAATTCGGCTTTTGACTCAGCAACACCATTGGTAGGCAATGGCCCCTTGTCATGATCACCAGAGAGAGATTTCTGTTCCAGAAGGGTTGAAATGGCTTCAGCAACAGGCTCCAAAGAATTGACAAACACCGGTGTTGGGTGGTTGTCCAGTTTGGGGGATATAACGCCACTCTCTGGGATCCATTCTGAGACTGAATGGACTTGGGGCTCTCCGGAAGGACTCTGGgtttcctcttcctgtttcaAATGTCCATTCAGGCTAGGAGCATCTCCTTCTCGTGGTGAGACCTCCTGGATAACGGCAGAGAGGTTGCCATAGTCACTGCCCTCCTTCACCTTCTGACTGCTGGAAGACATGACGTTAAAGTGAGAGGTCTCTGCTATGTGGAGAAAGGTGCGCTCAACTTTGGCGAAGGGGGGAGATGCAGGGGCAATTGGGGTAGATGGCTTCAAGTCCGACCTCAGAGTGAATGAGAGACCCACAGGCTGTTCTAAGGGCTTTGGCAGGCTAGCATCCTCCACCACTGGCCTGTCGTTCCTAGGGGTAGTGGCAGGCTGCGTCCCCAGGTCAACCTCCATTAGGGCTTGTTCACCCCCAGTGGATGGTGACTTTCGGTTATCTCCTGGAGAGAACAGAACCAGGGTCCTAGAACCGTCCTCCAAGTCAGGGTCGGCATCAGCGACTGATGCAGGTTCCCGGTGGCATCTCGGACCATCCTCAGCCATGAGTGTGTCAGGAGCTCCATCTTGGCTGTGCTCCGTGCTCTTCTGACTGGCCTCACTGTTTGAATCGCTCTTGGTTACGTCATCGTCCCGCGGACCATGGGGCTCCGGCAGTTCGTTCTCTAAGGGCAGTGCCACCGCGAAAGTTCGTCGCTGAGGAAGGGTGCCGGTCAGTATGACGGTAAGAAAGTCTGCCCTCTTGACCTGGAGCTGGGGGAGGATATGGAAGAGCTCCTTTTCATTTGTCTGTCCTTTGATCCGGAAGTCAGGACATGGCTGAGATAGGCCGTTGTGCTCAGTCGGTGACATATTCACCTacaaattcaataaaataaaataaattactgtaATAGAATTAAGGTCAAAGCAACAAATTGTTAACAACACAcaattttctgtatttcttttcaCAGGAAAATAAGTATAGTAAAATTTGTGTTAAAAGAGCAGTGGGACAAATTTAAAAACTACTTGAGCAAAATTGGCCATAAACCACATTTTGCACAAGATAGTGTATGCTCAAACTATTTATCAACAGAAATATCTGCTTTATTTTGCGTCATAATTAAGTGTCCCATATATCTGTCCTAGAAACACCCAACTGTCCTATATATCCAGATGTCCAgagtaaaaaactgaaatgagcAAAGCATAGATGGTAATGCTTCAACACATGGTTGGCTCAAATTAACTTagtttatgtactgtatactcAATAGCCTTTCTAAGAGCAGTGGCATATTGTGAGTTATACTGTGACACCATTTTGTACCTGTACTGAGGATGAAGGGGTTTAGATTTCTATGGTCTGTTTACACAGACGTTCAGCTATTAAAAAACAGCATCTGATATACACTGATGTACAACAGAGAAACACTTTGATTGTGTAATGTGAACAAATCTTACACTTTCAAAACGTCCATAGCTTAATGAAGACACAAATGAGGGACAAAAGTGTTTCCCCAAACCATTTAATTTAGTATTGGTTTACACAAGCTTTTTAAGATTGTCTAGATTACATACATTATTAGAAAAGgcacaaaaaaaatgcattgcagAGTTTTTTCCATTAAGAGCACGCAGTCCAATATCTTGTGATTTTCAAGTGTTTCCCTTCATAAAGATTTGACATATAGTattgtatatacacacaaaaaccaACTATCTTTCATGCTACAATAGAGGAATTCAAAACCCAGTAAGCAAACTGTCAAAAGTTAtgcattttaaaacagtttttctgTTAAAAACCCATATTTCCGACTAGTTTTGCACACTAGGAATGGAATAAATATTGAGTTGTATGTACAgtttatatgtacatatgttttgtggatttacaaaaaatttaaaatgcatGCTTTTTACCTGTAAATA
Above is a window of Esox lucius isolate fEsoLuc1 chromosome 9, fEsoLuc1.pri, whole genome shotgun sequence DNA encoding:
- the ttbk1a gene encoding tau-tubulin kinase 1 isoform X4; translation: MGRHDDLWSLFYMLVEFAVGQLPWRKIKDKEQVGQIKERYDHRMLLKHMPSEFHIFLDHVLGLDYYTKPDYQLLMSVFETSMKERIITENEPFDWEKGGTDSTQSPGAATQQQHNQRPAPTTVGALNTPDPGDLQRDNTGDVLQDQHLSNQENAPPAPAPAGSRQGGEGGGGGVAQTPTEGEGWEDTDFNRNKLRMSLTKGLQEGDEPSRGACPLSPCRAGLAPESPSGQMRSLRYRRINSPESDRMSAAEGRAIDGYGQSIRSRMDILGSPSRHVYSSQPAMMLSVEGGLQRGRHGDGSVASVDQEAHSNAFIRSVPLAEEEDFDSKEWVIIDKETELRDFQPTTSGTTDEEPEELRPLEDGEERRRLRGDMVVRPKTNHTTHSSRGLLTLTEEEASRRSGGSPAMSPCHSLPSGRPPRRVSEPIGPQRPVNMSPTEHNGLSQPCPDFRIKGQTNEKELFHILPQLQVKRADFLTVILTGTLPQRRTFAVALPLENELPEPHGPRDDDVTKSDSNSEASQKSTEHSQDGAPDTLMAEDGPRCHREPASVADADPDLEDGSRTLVLFSPGDNRKSPSTGGEQALMEVDLGTQPATTPRNDRPVVEDASLPKPLEQPVGLSFTLRSDLKPSTPIAPASPPFAKVERTFLHIAETSHFNVMSSSSQKVKEGSDYGNLSAVIQEVSPREGDAPSLNGHLKQEEETQSPSGEPQVHSVSEWIPESGVISPKLDNHPTPVFVNSLEPVAEAISTLLEQKSLSGDHDKGPLPTNGVAESKAELPSTALRLRIKSRIPVLLSEENIDSERSALLSVRAQLRKRARQLDLARLVVQKQQGRLMRIPSGTSSSLSSGDGKASETLSTTGSEEDTNASDESLVRRSSCLKANVEPVGEQGQREWHSRIPRPVTPIKRPSGWLVATVPSPLTLPASGISRAASTVGNVLQVPKIRLTTLHTQMRPKPLQTGSSSSPSCPRPSAVPAQSCGSPRMPLRCVFGTRRSLSTSHCRTESPSPQRPHTTRQPLSLRPATAPPLQPRTNATTTTMQSANSQDPPNQVSTNMPARVRAKSAGPTKAKQSTRDKIAAAR